In the Deinococcus carri genome, one interval contains:
- a CDS encoding response regulator transcription factor — protein sequence MRLLFVEDDPRIAQPTVGALREAGYAVTWRQTGPEGLEEALLGDYPLIVLDVMLPGLDGFAVARALREADVDAAILFLTARGELGDRVQGLDLGGDAYLVKPFAMPELLATLRALSRRERGQGAPRVSFAGGRGLLDTVARTVTWDGAEVAVTGREYALLEALALSPDRWFAREELLDRVWGPDFGGEARIVDVYVRYLRRKLAPEAVSSERGRGYRVER from the coding sequence ATGCGGCTGCTGTTCGTGGAGGACGACCCGCGCATCGCCCAGCCCACGGTGGGGGCGCTGCGCGAGGCGGGCTACGCGGTCACGTGGCGGCAGACCGGGCCGGAGGGGCTGGAAGAAGCCCTGCTGGGCGACTACCCCCTGATCGTGCTGGACGTGATGCTGCCCGGCCTAGACGGCTTCGCGGTCGCGCGGGCACTGCGGGAGGCGGACGTGGACGCCGCCATCCTGTTCCTGACCGCGCGCGGGGAGCTGGGTGACCGGGTGCAGGGCCTGGATCTGGGCGGCGACGCCTACCTCGTCAAGCCTTTTGCCATGCCGGAACTGCTGGCGACCCTGCGTGCCCTGTCGCGGCGCGAGCGGGGGCAGGGGGCACCGCGCGTCAGCTTCGCGGGGGGGCGCGGCCTGCTCGACACCGTGGCCCGCACCGTCACCTGGGACGGGGCAGAGGTCGCCGTCACGGGTCGCGAGTACGCCCTGCTCGAAGCCCTGGCGCTCTCGCCCGACCGCTGGTTTGCCCGCGAGGAACTCCTCGACCGCGTGTGGGGGCCGGACTTCGGCGGTGAGGCCCGCATCGTGGACGTGTACGTGCGCTACCTGCGGCGCAAGCTCGCGCCGGAGGCGGTGAGCAGCGAGCGGGGGCGGGGGTACCGGGTGGAACGGTGA
- a CDS encoding YkvA family protein, translating into MARLRLFWRDALALLFAVGDRRTPAGARAAALLALAYALSPVDLLPDVIPLAGWGDDLLVVPTILALAARGLPAPVLADARARSAGLGLLVLVAVGLLGWGLLRAVAA; encoded by the coding sequence ATGGCACGGTTGCGGCTGTTCTGGCGGGATGCGCTGGCCCTGCTCTTTGCGGTGGGGGACCGGCGGACGCCTGCGGGGGCGCGGGCAGCGGCGCTGCTGGCGCTGGCCTACGCGCTGAGTCCCGTGGACCTGCTGCCGGACGTGATTCCGCTGGCCGGGTGGGGCGACGACCTGCTGGTGGTGCCCACCATCCTCGCCCTCGCCGCGCGGGGACTCCCGGCTCCGGTGCTGGCCGATGCGCGGGCACGGAGTGCGGGGCTGGGGTTGCTCGTGCTGGTGGCCGTGGGTTTGCTGGGCTGGGGTCTGTTGCGGGCCGTGGCCGCTTAA
- the rplU gene encoding 50S ribosomal protein L21: MFAIIQSGGKQYRVQEGDVVRVENLQGEAGDSLSLTPIFVGGEQAVFGEGAGRFTVNAEIVEHGLGKKIYVRKYKSGIQYRRRTGHRQGYTAIRITGIQG, encoded by the coding sequence ATGTTTGCGATCATTCAGAGCGGTGGGAAGCAGTACCGCGTGCAGGAAGGCGACGTGGTGCGCGTCGAGAACCTCCAGGGCGAGGCGGGCGACAGCCTGTCCCTGACCCCCATCTTCGTGGGCGGCGAGCAGGCGGTGTTTGGCGAGGGTGCGGGCCGCTTCACGGTGAACGCCGAGATCGTGGAGCACGGTCTGGGCAAGAAGATCTACGTGCGCAAGTACAAGAGCGGCATCCAGTACCGCCGCCGCACGGGTCACCGTCAGGGCTACACGGCCATCCGCATCACGGGCATTCAGGGCTAA
- the rpmA gene encoding 50S ribosomal protein L27 encodes MAHKKGVGSSKNGRDSNPKYLGVKKFGGEAVVAGNILVRQRGTKFKAGQGVGMGRDHTLFALVDGKVVFTNRGERGRFISIEAPQTEVAAD; translated from the coding sequence ATGGCACACAAGAAAGGCGTAGGTTCGTCCAAGAACGGACGTGACAGCAATCCCAAGTACCTGGGCGTCAAGAAGTTCGGCGGCGAAGCGGTCGTCGCGGGCAACATCCTGGTCCGCCAGCGCGGCACCAAGTTCAAGGCTGGGCAGGGCGTCGGCATGGGCCGCGACCACACCCTCTTCGCGCTGGTGGACGGCAAGGTCGTCTTTACCAACCGCGGCGAGCGGGGCCGCTTCATCAGCATCGAAGCCCCTCAGACCGAAGTCGCCGCCGACTGA
- the obgE gene encoding GTPase ObgE, giving the protein MAFRDVLDIEVAAGNGGDGSMSFHRAKYLEKGGPDGGHGGRGGSIILRAIEGVESLERLVGRRKFKAQNGAYGEGRLRQGSDGEDLYIDVPVGTTAFDRDSERVIADLVRVGQEKVIARGGFGGRGNSTFVSSTRQAPRFAELGTPGEKRRVRLELRLIADVGLVGYPNAGKSSLLAALSRANPAIADYPFTTLSPILGVVESADGEQRFTMADIPGIIEGASEGKGLGLEFLRHISRTRLLVYVLDVTRDPVEELRALQAELRAYDPTLLENVAAIALNKVELVDADITAMVEDELAEFGLPVLPVSARTSQGLPELREALFALLPDRELWAQTHALDIEPEEVREEPLTITFREGEPERGSTAPERIWEVEGGGFEFRINRFARHIEDAAEYLSGLFKRQGLYKALKKAGAREGDTVEIGAFRFEYFDDEE; this is encoded by the coding sequence ATGGCGTTTCGAGACGTACTGGACATTGAAGTGGCCGCGGGCAACGGCGGCGACGGCAGCATGAGTTTTCACCGGGCCAAGTATCTGGAAAAGGGCGGCCCGGACGGCGGACACGGTGGGCGCGGCGGCAGCATCATCCTGCGGGCGATCGAGGGCGTGGAGAGCCTGGAGCGGCTGGTGGGCCGGCGCAAGTTCAAGGCGCAGAACGGGGCCTACGGCGAGGGCCGCCTGCGCCAGGGGTCCGACGGTGAGGACCTCTACATCGACGTGCCGGTCGGCACCACCGCCTTCGACCGCGACTCGGAGCGGGTGATTGCCGACCTGGTGCGCGTGGGGCAGGAAAAGGTGATCGCGCGCGGCGGCTTCGGCGGGCGCGGCAACTCCACCTTCGTGAGCAGCACCCGGCAGGCCCCCCGCTTTGCGGAACTGGGCACGCCCGGCGAGAAACGGCGCGTGCGGCTGGAACTGCGCCTGATCGCGGACGTGGGGCTGGTGGGCTACCCCAACGCGGGCAAGAGCAGCCTGCTGGCAGCCCTCTCGCGCGCCAACCCCGCCATTGCCGATTACCCCTTCACCACCCTCTCCCCCATCCTCGGGGTCGTAGAGAGCGCGGACGGCGAGCAGCGCTTCACGATGGCCGACATTCCCGGCATCATCGAGGGGGCCAGCGAGGGCAAGGGCCTGGGGCTGGAGTTCCTGCGGCATATCAGCCGCACCCGGCTGCTGGTGTACGTGCTGGACGTGACCCGCGACCCGGTAGAGGAGCTGCGCGCCTTGCAGGCCGAACTGCGCGCCTACGACCCCACGCTGCTGGAAAACGTCGCAGCCATCGCGCTGAACAAGGTGGAACTGGTGGACGCCGATATCACGGCGATGGTGGAGGACGAACTGGCCGAATTCGGGCTGCCGGTTCTGCCCGTCAGCGCCAGGACCAGCCAGGGCCTGCCCGAACTGCGCGAGGCCCTGTTCGCCCTGTTGCCCGACCGCGAACTCTGGGCGCAGACGCACGCGCTGGACATCGAGCCGGAGGAGGTGCGGGAAGAACCCCTCACCATCACCTTCCGCGAGGGCGAACCTGAGCGCGGCAGCACGGCACCCGAGCGCATCTGGGAGGTGGAGGGCGGCGGCTTCGAGTTCCGCATCAACCGCTTCGCCCGCCACATCGAGGACGCCGCCGAGTACCTCTCGGGTCTCTTCAAGCGCCAGGGCCTCTACAAGGCGCTCAAAAAGGCCGGGGCACGCGAGGGCGACACCGTGGAAATCGGGGCCTTCCGCTTCGAATATTTCGACGACGAGGAGTGA
- a CDS encoding peptidylprolyl isomerase: protein MKQAALLLTALLALSACQKKETATDTTQTDTTKTDTATTDTTKTDTTKAAAVTTPGPLPAGYTLVPPLSDKPVRDFKAEPAMSLQDGKDYYALIDTDRGQILADLYEQETPVTVNNFVTLARNHFYDGIRFHRVIEGFMAQTGDPLSADESKKAGWGTGGPGYQFPDEIRTRLTFDGPGVLAMANSGPGPQGTGTNGSQFFITFAPTDSLNGKHTIFGKVVQGDDVLAKLTRTSDTSTGQETPIPGAVADKILSVRILTKGS from the coding sequence ATGAAACAGGCCGCCCTGCTGCTCACCGCGCTCCTTGCCCTGTCCGCCTGCCAGAAGAAGGAGACGGCGACCGACACCACCCAGACCGATACCACGAAGACCGACACGGCCACCACCGACACCACCAAGACGGACACGACCAAGGCGGCGGCCGTCACCACCCCCGGTCCCCTTCCCGCGGGCTATACGCTGGTGCCGCCGCTGTCCGACAAGCCCGTGCGCGACTTCAAGGCCGAACCCGCCATGAGCCTGCAAGACGGCAAGGATTACTACGCCCTGATCGACACCGACCGGGGCCAGATTCTGGCCGACCTGTACGAACAGGAAACGCCCGTCACCGTCAACAACTTCGTGACGCTGGCCCGCAACCACTTCTATGACGGCATCCGCTTTCACCGCGTCATCGAGGGCTTCATGGCGCAGACGGGCGACCCGCTCAGCGCCGACGAGAGCAAGAAGGCCGGGTGGGGCACCGGTGGCCCCGGCTACCAGTTCCCCGACGAGATTCGCACGCGGCTGACCTTCGACGGCCCCGGCGTCCTGGCGATGGCGAACAGCGGCCCTGGCCCGCAGGGCACCGGCACCAACGGCTCGCAGTTTTTCATCACCTTCGCGCCCACCGACTCCCTGAACGGCAAGCACACCATCTTCGGCAAGGTGGTGCAGGGCGACGACGTGCTGGCGAAACTCACCCGCACCAGTGACACCAGCACCGGCCAGGAAACGCCCATCCCCGGCGCGGTGGCCGACAAGATTCTGTCGGTGCGGATTCTGACGAAGGGGAGCTGA
- the cmk gene encoding (d)CMP kinase translates to MIVTIDGVAASGKSSVASGVARALGVPYVSSGLLYRAATLLALEAGVPLDEAPALLTHLHAHPLRLEALSAGNRVWCGKRELTDDLHSSRVDGGVSRVAALPEVRAWVDAQLRALPAPFVAEGRDMGTHVFPQADAKFYLTASPRVRAERRARERPEDVPAIEAALIERDHRDRAQSAPAPDARLIDTGTLPLDGVIGAVLAALPARRA, encoded by the coding sequence GTGATCGTGACGATAGACGGCGTGGCCGCCAGCGGAAAGTCGAGCGTCGCGTCGGGCGTCGCGCGGGCGCTGGGCGTGCCCTACGTGAGCAGCGGGCTGCTGTACCGCGCCGCGACCCTGCTGGCCCTCGAAGCGGGCGTGCCGCTGGACGAGGCCCCCGCCCTGCTGACGCACCTGCACGCCCACCCCCTGCGGCTCGAAGCCCTCTCGGCGGGCAACCGCGTGTGGTGCGGCAAGCGCGAGCTGACGGACGACCTGCATTCCTCGCGGGTGGACGGCGGAGTGAGCCGGGTGGCGGCGCTGCCCGAGGTGCGCGCCTGGGTCGATGCCCAGCTTCGCGCCCTGCCCGCCCCCTTTGTCGCGGAGGGCCGCGACATGGGCACCCACGTGTTCCCGCAGGCGGACGCCAAGTTCTACCTGACCGCCAGCCCCCGCGTGCGAGCCGAGCGCCGCGCCCGCGAACGCCCCGAGGATGTGCCCGCCATCGAGGCGGCCCTGATCGAGCGTGACCACCGCGACCGCGCCCAGAGTGCCCCGGCCCCCGACGCCCGCCTCATCGACACCGGGACACTGCCGCTGGACGGCGTGATCGGCGCGGTCCTGGCGGCGCTGCCCGCCCGCCGGGCGTAG
- a CDS encoding lysophospholipid acyltransferase family protein — translation MPASALSAEAMPVPHPLAYPLVHALVSLPVAYGGGLSVEGLEHVPHGTPAVIAGNHQLALDPFVIGYAVPSRLARVQFMAKQEAFTWPLVGPILRSVGAFPVDRTAHDTRAVRQAIRVLQAGGIVGIFPQGTRGGAELHGGLALIALRGRAPIVPVRVWHERPTGLRRGLPGGHWYVRFGPPLAPEGSIRGLTLRWENAVAVLG, via the coding sequence GTGCCTGCCTCCGCCCTCTCCGCCGAGGCCATGCCGGTTCCGCACCCCCTGGCCTATCCCCTGGTTCACGCCCTGGTGTCCCTGCCCGTCGCCTACGGGGGTGGCCTGAGCGTGGAGGGCCTGGAACATGTACCACATGGCACGCCCGCCGTGATTGCGGGAAATCATCAGCTCGCCCTGGACCCCTTCGTGATCGGGTACGCCGTGCCGTCCCGTCTGGCCCGCGTGCAGTTCATGGCGAAACAGGAAGCCTTTACCTGGCCGCTGGTCGGCCCCATCCTGCGGTCGGTCGGTGCCTTTCCGGTGGACCGCACGGCGCACGACACGCGGGCGGTGCGGCAGGCCATTCGCGTGTTGCAGGCGGGCGGCATAGTCGGCATCTTTCCCCAGGGCACCCGCGGCGGCGCGGAGCTGCACGGCGGCCTCGCCCTGATCGCCCTGCGGGGCCGCGCGCCCATCGTGCCGGTGCGGGTCTGGCACGAGCGCCCCACGGGGCTGCGCCGGGGCCTGCCGGGGGGCCACTGGTACGTCCGCTTTGGCCCCCCCCTCGCCCCCGAGGGCAGCATTCGCGGCCTCACGCTACGCTGGGAAAACGCGGTGGCAGTGCTGGGGTAG